From the genome of Gracilibacillus salitolerans, one region includes:
- the qoxC gene encoding cytochrome aa3 quinol oxidase subunit III has translation MTSHTTTPLEYKTEQSQMNILGFWVFLGAEIVLFSTLFASYFVLEHNTAGGPAGQDIFILKDVLIETFILLTSSFTSGLAIHSMRNHDKKGVLIWMIITLLLGAGFLYMEINEFIHYVHEGATIQTSGFTAAFFTLLGTHGAHVTFGIIWISLLLVQLVRRGITEKTSSKLFISSLYWHFLDVVWIFIFTFVYLKGMVM, from the coding sequence ATGACATCCCATACTACTACACCGTTAGAATATAAAACAGAGCAAAGTCAAATGAATATTTTAGGCTTTTGGGTCTTCCTGGGTGCGGAAATTGTACTTTTCTCCACATTGTTTGCTTCTTATTTCGTATTAGAGCATAACACAGCTGGGGGACCAGCGGGTCAGGACATCTTTATTCTAAAAGATGTCTTGATCGAAACCTTTATTTTATTAACAAGTAGTTTTACCAGTGGGTTAGCGATTCATTCGATGCGTAACCATGACAAAAAAGGGGTACTCATCTGGATGATCATTACCTTGTTACTAGGAGCAGGCTTCCTATACATGGAGATTAATGAGTTTATCCATTATGTTCATGAAGGTGCAACGATTCAAACGAGTGGATTTACTGCTGCCTTTTTCACGCTATTAGGTACTCACGGAGCACACGTGACCTTCGGGATTATTTGGATTAGCCTGTTGCTAGTGCAGCTTGTTCGTCGCGGGATTACCGAAAAAACATCCAGTAAGTTATTTATCTCAAGTCTTTACTGGCACTTTTTAGATGTAGTATGGATTTTTATCTTTACATTCGTCTATCTGAAAGGAATGGTGATGTAA
- the qoxB gene encoding cytochrome aa3 quinol oxidase subunit I, translated as MSLDEFFVTGDPLILASQIAIGLTMVGLIALITYLKRWKWLWNEWFTTVDHKKIGIMYILAGVLMFFRGGVDGLLMKAQTSRPGLDLLDAQHYDEIFTTHGVIMILFMAMPLLIGIMNVVIPLQIGARDVAFPKLNAFSFWIFFAGAMLFNLSFVIGGSPDAGWTSYFPLAGKEFTPGVGNNYYAISLQIAGIGTLATGINFVVTIIKMRAPGMSWMKLPIFVWTTFITSIIIVAAFPILTIALLYMTLDRLFGTHFFTVAAGGDPMLWLNLFWLWGHPEVYIVVLPAFGMFSEVIATFARKNLYGYKSMVYAVAGIAFLSMLVWVHHFYTMGNSAAVNSIFSLTTMMIAIPTGVKIFNWLFTLRKGRIEFSTSMLWALAFIPCFTIGGVTGVMLAMAAADYQYHNTMFLVAHFHYVLIPGVVFAVFAGLYYWWPKMFGFKLNEKIGKWHFWLFVIGFNMTFMPMFFVGLDGMSRRMYTYAESTGWGAWLGFSAVGSLVMAAGFAALCYNIYWSFRYASRNVGNDPWNARSLEWATASPAPHYNFAVVPEVENLDDFWYKKKKGTLGLKKSDLKPVHMPSNSWTPIVLAGAFGLVGFFLVFEWIPLAIIAAVGIVVGLVANTFDYDDGYHIPVDELEEEEREWRGDLQ; from the coding sequence ATGTCATTGGATGAATTTTTTGTTACAGGTGATCCATTAATCTTGGCATCACAAATTGCAATTGGTCTGACAATGGTTGGTTTAATTGCATTAATTACGTATTTAAAAAGATGGAAATGGTTGTGGAATGAATGGTTCACAACAGTTGATCATAAAAAAATAGGTATTATGTACATTTTAGCTGGGGTGCTCATGTTCTTCAGAGGTGGTGTGGATGGACTTTTAATGAAGGCACAAACATCCAGACCAGGATTGGACTTATTAGATGCTCAGCATTATGATGAAATATTTACTACTCATGGTGTCATCATGATTCTGTTTATGGCGATGCCACTATTGATTGGTATTATGAACGTCGTTATCCCATTACAAATCGGAGCACGTGATGTGGCGTTTCCTAAGCTGAATGCTTTCAGCTTTTGGATATTCTTTGCAGGGGCCATGTTATTTAACCTTTCATTTGTTATAGGTGGTTCACCTGATGCAGGTTGGACATCTTACTTTCCTTTAGCTGGGAAAGAATTTACACCTGGCGTCGGGAATAATTATTACGCCATCTCTTTACAAATAGCCGGTATCGGTACGTTAGCGACGGGAATTAACTTTGTTGTAACGATTATTAAAATGCGTGCACCAGGTATGTCTTGGATGAAGTTGCCAATTTTTGTCTGGACGACATTTATCACATCCATCATTATCGTGGCAGCATTTCCGATTCTTACTATAGCATTACTTTACATGACGTTAGATCGTTTATTTGGCACACACTTTTTCACGGTGGCAGCTGGTGGCGATCCAATGTTGTGGCTGAATCTGTTCTGGTTATGGGGACACCCGGAAGTATATATCGTTGTACTACCGGCATTCGGGATGTTCTCAGAAGTAATAGCAACCTTTGCACGGAAAAATTTATACGGTTATAAATCAATGGTATATGCCGTTGCCGGTATAGCGTTTTTAAGTATGCTAGTTTGGGTACACCACTTCTATACCATGGGAAATAGTGCAGCGGTAAACTCGATCTTCTCACTAACAACAATGATGATCGCAATCCCGACCGGTGTGAAAATCTTTAACTGGTTATTTACGTTGCGTAAAGGTAGGATTGAATTTTCTACATCCATGTTATGGGCATTAGCGTTTATTCCATGTTTTACGATCGGTGGGGTAACAGGTGTTATGCTAGCGATGGCAGCAGCGGACTATCAATACCATAACACGATGTTCTTGGTGGCGCACTTCCATTATGTATTAATACCAGGTGTTGTATTTGCAGTATTTGCTGGTCTTTACTACTGGTGGCCTAAAATGTTTGGTTTCAAATTGAACGAAAAAATCGGTAAATGGCATTTCTGGTTATTTGTGATTGGCTTCAATATGACATTTATGCCGATGTTCTTTGTTGGTTTGGACGGCATGTCACGTCGTATGTACACTTATGCAGAAAGTACCGGATGGGGTGCATGGCTAGGGTTCTCAGCAGTCGGATCTCTGGTGATGGCAGCAGGATTTGCAGCACTATGCTACAACATTTACTGGAGCTTCCGTTATGCATCGAGAAATGTCGGTAATGATCCGTGGAATGCCCGTTCGCTAGAGTGGGCAACAGCTTCTCCAGCACCACATTATAATTTTGCGGTAGTTCCAGAAGTGGAGAACTTAGATGACTTCTGGTATAAGAAGAAAAAAGGAACATTAGGTTTGAAAAAATCAGATTTAAAACCCGTTCATATGCCAAGTAATTCATGGACACCAATCGTTTTAGCAGGTGCGTTTGGTTTGGTCGGATTTTTCCTAGTCTTTGAATGGATCCCGTTGGCAATAATTGCAGCGGTTGGTATTGTGGTTGGTTTAGTTGCCAACACATTTGATTATGACGATGGTTATCACATTCCGGTTGATGAATTAGAAGAGGAAGAAAGAGAGTGGAGAGGTGATTTACAATGA